In a single window of the Paenibacillus sp. MMS20-IR301 genome:
- a CDS encoding HIT domain-containing protein has product MTEDFYCDEVLNGKTEVQKVMETDNVLAYYHTRPFYPVHIVAIPKRHISSLLTLQDSDNELFLELMGVIKQVAARVTEEYGACRVNTNLGNYQDSKHLHYHICYGEPLR; this is encoded by the coding sequence ATGACTGAAGATTTCTACTGTGACGAGGTACTAAACGGCAAAACGGAAGTTCAAAAGGTAATGGAGACCGATAATGTTCTCGCTTATTATCACACCCGGCCTTTCTATCCTGTGCACATTGTCGCTATACCCAAGAGACATATTTCCTCACTGCTGACGCTTCAGGACAGTGACAATGAACTGTTCCTGGAGCTGATGGGAGTGATTAAACAAGTAGCCGCCCGGGTTACTGAAGAGTACGGGGCCTGCAGAGTGAACACGAACCTGGGAAATTACCAGGATTCCAAGCATCTGCACTATCACATCTGTTACGGCGAGCCGCTGCGATAA
- a CDS encoding YihY/virulence factor BrkB family protein: MSRSRAGAGDVIAFIRVLLQKIKADDVQGISAQLTYYLILSLFPFLIFIMTLIGYAHISLEDKISQLEQIMPAEAISIIEEILQDVSEGRSQALLSFGMLATLWAASKGINAIIKGLNRAYDIDESRAFWKIRGIAFLATLTIGFVVLISILLLVLGSWLKTQVFLLADLPYGFQKLWDLLQYAVPLLVMFIVFTLLYWIAPSRRLKLREVMPGALFSTLGWIITSVLFSVYVNQFSDFTKTYGSLGGVMVLLIWLYISSIIILAGGEINAILQNRIVQVTKR; encoded by the coding sequence ATGAGCAGGAGCAGAGCCGGTGCCGGAGATGTAATTGCTTTTATCAGAGTGCTGTTACAAAAAATTAAAGCCGACGATGTCCAGGGGATCAGCGCTCAGCTGACTTATTATCTGATTCTGTCCCTGTTCCCTTTCCTGATCTTCATTATGACCCTGATCGGTTATGCCCATATCTCCCTGGAGGACAAAATCAGCCAGCTGGAGCAGATCATGCCCGCTGAGGCCATCTCTATTATTGAAGAAATCCTGCAGGATGTATCCGAGGGACGCAGCCAGGCACTGTTGTCCTTCGGGATGCTGGCTACCCTGTGGGCGGCCTCCAAAGGAATCAATGCCATTATCAAAGGCCTTAACCGTGCCTATGATATTGATGAGAGCAGAGCCTTCTGGAAAATACGGGGGATCGCTTTTCTCGCCACGTTAACCATCGGATTCGTTGTCTTAATCAGCATTCTGCTGCTAGTGCTTGGCAGCTGGCTCAAAACACAGGTTTTCCTTCTGGCAGATCTTCCCTATGGATTCCAGAAGCTGTGGGATCTGCTGCAATATGCCGTGCCGCTGCTCGTAATGTTCATTGTGTTCACACTGCTGTACTGGATTGCTCCCAGCCGCAGGCTGAAGCTGCGTGAGGTCATGCCCGGTGCCCTGTTCTCAACCCTCGGCTGGATTATTACCTCTGTGCTTTTCTCCGTATATGTCAATCAGTTCAGTGATTTCACCAAGACCTACGGCAGTCTCGGCGGTGTAATGGTTCTGCTGATCTGGCTCTATATCAGTTCGATTATTATACTGGCCGGGGGAGAGATCAATGCCATTCTGCAGAACCGCATAGTACAGGTAACTAAGCGTTAG
- a CDS encoding helix-turn-helix transcriptional regulator gives MLEHILLGMLMEGTMSGYDLKKTIDQSVGIFYTASFGSLYPALKRLTDKGLISLTETDNSKNKKLYTLLPSGRKEFLDWLAGPFQSGRNEQLIRIFFFDYLEEEIRQQRLGEYLNKMEIEIRTLEAVKGIVEGELATIPNPEDYYYRVSVLSYGLQHFRMEQQWLRDIKERKNLNHDNSTI, from the coding sequence ATGTTAGAGCACATCCTGCTTGGCATGCTGATGGAAGGCACGATGAGCGGATATGACCTGAAGAAGACAATTGATCAATCTGTAGGCATCTTTTATACAGCCAGCTTCGGCAGTCTGTATCCCGCATTGAAACGGTTAACCGACAAAGGCTTAATCTCCCTTACCGAGACTGATAACAGCAAGAACAAGAAGCTGTATACCCTTCTGCCCAGCGGCCGGAAGGAATTCCTGGACTGGCTCGCCGGACCTTTTCAATCAGGACGGAATGAACAGCTGATCCGTATCTTTTTCTTTGATTATCTGGAGGAAGAAATTCGTCAGCAGCGGCTGGGGGAGTACCTGAACAAAATGGAGATTGAAATCCGCACACTGGAAGCCGTTAAAGGTATTGTGGAAGGGGAACTGGCAACGATTCCGAATCCTGAAGATTATTATTACCGGGTATCCGTGTTATCTTACGGACTGCAGCATTTCCGGATGGAACAGCAATGGCTGAGAGACATAAAAGAGAGGAAGAACCTTAATCATGACAACTCTACAATCTAA
- a CDS encoding CPBP family intramembrane glutamic endopeptidase, translated as MTTLQSKLTFSQKHPIWTVVIIQLLLLLAMTAAGAVATIRELSDKSPVWISFIPIAIVLMLYFTLKRKWSLLGFRSLSTIPSGNWIYYAPLLLILVINGIKGFREISVSEVLVLLLFTLLVGFVEESLYRGLILKTLLAKGVTTAVITSSVLFGLTHILNSLSGQDVGQTILQIVYALLMGVVLALLVVKDNNIIPVILFHFLHNLLQYVGNDNSSAFLGYDLLILALLAGHAVWLIFSLRKSTPSAYAASSSIH; from the coding sequence ATGACAACTCTACAATCTAAATTAACCTTTTCACAAAAGCATCCTATTTGGACCGTAGTCATTATTCAGCTGCTGCTGCTGCTGGCGATGACAGCCGCCGGAGCAGTAGCCACAATCCGAGAGCTCAGCGACAAGTCCCCTGTATGGATATCCTTTATCCCGATCGCAATCGTACTCATGCTCTACTTCACATTGAAACGGAAATGGAGCCTGCTTGGATTCCGTTCGCTGAGCACCATTCCTTCCGGCAACTGGATCTATTATGCCCCTCTGCTCCTCATCCTGGTTATTAACGGCATCAAAGGATTCCGTGAAATTAGCGTATCTGAGGTACTGGTACTACTTCTCTTTACATTATTAGTAGGATTCGTGGAGGAGAGTCTTTACCGGGGACTGATACTGAAGACGCTGCTTGCCAAAGGGGTTACCACTGCAGTCATCACCTCCAGCGTCCTGTTTGGCCTCACCCATATTCTGAATTCACTCTCCGGGCAGGATGTGGGCCAGACTATACTTCAGATCGTATACGCACTCTTAATGGGGGTAGTGCTTGCTCTCTTAGTAGTGAAGGATAACAATATCATACCGGTAATACTCTTTCACTTCCTACATAACCTGCTTCAATATGTCGGCAATGATAACAGCAGCGCTTTCCTCGGGTACGACCTGCTCATTCTGGCCCTACTGGCCGGGCATGCTGTTTGGCTTATCTTTTCCTTACGTAAGAGCACTCCCTCAGCGTATGCGGCTTCAAGCAGTATTCACTAA
- a CDS encoding RCC1 domain-containing protein, translating into MAATNSQDEAGLHMKLRAGAAIAGGYRHSVGLKGDGTVTAAGANPYGQCEVSRWQDITAVAAGNAHTGNSHTVGLRSDGTVVATGWNKHGQCEVSSWQGMVAVAAGWRRTLGLKSDGTVYAVGRNTEGECNVSGWQDIIEVAAGDWHTLGLKPDGSLISAGNNRYGQCNVSSWNSLTAVAAGYLHTAGLRSDGTVAAAGLNKHEQCEVSVWRNIVAIAAGSHHTIGLKPDGTVLAAGWNEYGQCSVQDWQDIVAVAGGCTHTLGLKRDGTVLAAGRNMEGQCEVGSWHNIQLPL; encoded by the coding sequence ATGGCAGCAACTAATTCACAAGATGAAGCGGGATTACACATGAAACTGCGGGCTGGAGCTGCTATTGCAGGCGGCTACCGCCATTCTGTAGGGCTTAAGGGTGACGGCACAGTAACCGCTGCAGGTGCCAATCCATACGGCCAATGCGAGGTCAGCCGCTGGCAGGACATTACCGCGGTGGCAGCGGGCAATGCCCATACGGGTAATTCCCATACGGTCGGGCTTCGTTCAGACGGTACTGTGGTGGCTACCGGCTGGAATAAGCACGGCCAATGCGAGGTCAGCAGCTGGCAGGGTATGGTTGCAGTAGCGGCGGGCTGGCGCCGGACACTCGGGCTGAAATCGGATGGCACAGTATACGCTGTAGGACGTAATACGGAAGGAGAATGTAATGTCAGCGGCTGGCAGGATATCATCGAAGTTGCGGCAGGTGACTGGCACACGCTTGGCCTTAAGCCAGACGGCTCCCTAATATCAGCAGGCAATAACCGGTACGGCCAATGCAATGTCAGCAGCTGGAACAGCCTTACTGCGGTAGCGGCGGGTTATCTTCATACCGCCGGACTTAGATCAGATGGCACTGTGGCGGCGGCGGGATTAAACAAGCATGAGCAATGTGAGGTAAGCGTCTGGCGCAATATCGTTGCAATAGCAGCTGGCAGTCATCATACAATCGGCTTGAAGCCCGACGGCACAGTGCTTGCCGCCGGCTGGAATGAATACGGCCAATGCTCTGTACAAGACTGGCAGGATATTGTGGCGGTTGCAGGAGGATGCACTCACACACTCGGCCTGAAACGGGATGGCACAGTGCTTGCAGCCGGCCGGAACATGGAAGGACAATGCGAAGTAGGCAGCTGGCATAATATCCAGCTGCCCCTATAG